The Poecilia reticulata strain Guanapo linkage group LG13, Guppy_female_1.0+MT, whole genome shotgun sequence genome has a segment encoding these proteins:
- the LOC103474237 gene encoding vomeronasal type-2 receptor 1-like isoform X1, producing MEIGLRLAVSLFNLLIAVVGGSFNDDVERTIPSTDALNGAGVSAEDPLVKCSLQGSARLPAFSMDGDFVIGGAFFIHYQMHTLVNNYIKKPELPRCTGSFNARDLRFSRTMIFAIEEINNSTELLPGIRLGYQIYDTCSSVPVAVHVAFQLSNGPDPVFYKGDNCSQSGVVVAAVGDSGSTPSISMSRIIGSFNIPLVSHFATCACLSDKHEYPTFFRTIPSDYYQAAAMAKLVKHFGWTWIGAVHSDSDYGNYGIATFLETARREGICVEYIESFDWTHPQSKIRRVADVIRRSTATVVVAFAAPGDMKILFEELAWQPGPPRQWIGSEAWITDPNLMSFSFCTGAIGVAIQKSVVPGLRDFLLNLSPSEVSASSVLTEFWEDAFNCSLTKGEKVSPSVCFRRNHTN from the exons ATGGAGATTGGCCTGAGATTAGCAGTGAGTTTGTTCAACTTATTAATTGCAGTTGTTGGCGGCTCCTTTAATGATGACGTGGAACGAACGATTCCTTCAACAGACGCTCTGAACGGTGCTGGTGTCAGCGCTGAGGATCCATTGGTGAAATGTAGCCTGCAGGGTTCTGCCCGCCTGCCTGCCTTTTCCATGGATGGGGACTTTGTGATTGGAGGGGCTTTCTTCATTCACTACCAAATGCACACACTGGTAAACAACTACATCAAAAAGCCCGAGCTGCCGAGATGCACAGGAAG CTTTAATGCCCGGGATCTGCGCTTCTCTCGCACAATGATCTTTGCAATTGAGGAGATCAACAACAGCACAGAGCTGCTGCCGGGCATCAGACTGGGTTATCAGATCTATGACACATGCTCCTCTGTGCCAGTGGCCGTGCATGTGGCATTTCAGCTGTCAAACGGCCCGGATCCTGTGTTTTACAAAGGAGATAACTGTTCTCAGTCTGGAGTGGTGGTGGCAGCTGTGGGAGACTCTGGATCCACTCCATCCATCAGCATGTCACGCATCATCGGGTCTTTCAACATCCCTCTG GTGAGCCACTTTGCCACTTGTGCCTGCCTGTCCGATAAACACGAGTACCCGACTTTTTTCAGAACGATTCCCAGTGATTATTACCAAGCCGCTGCAATGGCCAAACTGGTGAAACACTTTGGCTGGACCTGGATCGGAGCCGTCCATTCGGACTCAGATTACGGAAATTACGGCATTGCAACCTTTCTTGAGACGGCACGCAGAGAAGGGATCTGTGTGGAGTACATCGAGTCCTTTGACTGGACCCACCCACAGAGCAAAATCCGAAGAGTCGCCGACGTTATccggag GTCAACAGCAACAGTAGTTGTGGCATTTGCAGCTCCTGGAGACATGAAAATCCTCTTTGAAGAGCTGGCATGGCAGCCAGGTCCACCTCGGCAGTGGATTGGAAGCGAGGCCTGGATAACTGACCCAAATCTGATGAGCTTCAGTTTCTGCACAGGAGCCATCGGTGTGGCCATTCAGAAATCTGTGGTCCCAGGTTTGAGAGACTTCCTTTTAAATCTCTCTCCCTCTGAAGTTTCTGCGTCCTCAGTTCTCACTGAGTTCTGGGAAGATGCGTTCAACTGCAGCCTGACAAAAGGTGAGAAAGTTTCTCCCTCAGTTTGTTTTCGGCGTAATCACACAAACTAG
- the LOC103474237 gene encoding vomeronasal type-2 receptor 1-like isoform X2: MEIGLRLAVSLFNLLIAVVGGSFNDDVERTIPSTDALNGAGVSAEDPLVKCSLQGSARLPAFSMDGDFVIGGAFFIHYQMHTLVNNYIKKPELPRCTGSFNARDLRFSRTMIFAIEEINNSTELLPGIRLGYQIYDTCSSVPVAVHVAFQLSNGPDPVFYKGDNCSQSGVVVAAVGDSGSTPSISMSRIIGSFNIPLVSHFATCACLSDKHEYPTFFRTIPSDYYQAAAMAKLVKHFGWTWIGAVHSDSDYGNYGIATFLETARREGICVEYIESFDWTHPQSKIRRVADVIRRSTATVVVAFAAPGDMKILFEELAWQPGPPRQWIGSEAWITDPNLMSFSFCTGAIGVAIQKSVVPGLRDFLLNLSPSEVSASSVLTEFWEDAFNCSLTKGSSLSLLRELSSWNS; encoded by the exons ATGGAGATTGGCCTGAGATTAGCAGTGAGTTTGTTCAACTTATTAATTGCAGTTGTTGGCGGCTCCTTTAATGATGACGTGGAACGAACGATTCCTTCAACAGACGCTCTGAACGGTGCTGGTGTCAGCGCTGAGGATCCATTGGTGAAATGTAGCCTGCAGGGTTCTGCCCGCCTGCCTGCCTTTTCCATGGATGGGGACTTTGTGATTGGAGGGGCTTTCTTCATTCACTACCAAATGCACACACTGGTAAACAACTACATCAAAAAGCCCGAGCTGCCGAGATGCACAGGAAG CTTTAATGCCCGGGATCTGCGCTTCTCTCGCACAATGATCTTTGCAATTGAGGAGATCAACAACAGCACAGAGCTGCTGCCGGGCATCAGACTGGGTTATCAGATCTATGACACATGCTCCTCTGTGCCAGTGGCCGTGCATGTGGCATTTCAGCTGTCAAACGGCCCGGATCCTGTGTTTTACAAAGGAGATAACTGTTCTCAGTCTGGAGTGGTGGTGGCAGCTGTGGGAGACTCTGGATCCACTCCATCCATCAGCATGTCACGCATCATCGGGTCTTTCAACATCCCTCTG GTGAGCCACTTTGCCACTTGTGCCTGCCTGTCCGATAAACACGAGTACCCGACTTTTTTCAGAACGATTCCCAGTGATTATTACCAAGCCGCTGCAATGGCCAAACTGGTGAAACACTTTGGCTGGACCTGGATCGGAGCCGTCCATTCGGACTCAGATTACGGAAATTACGGCATTGCAACCTTTCTTGAGACGGCACGCAGAGAAGGGATCTGTGTGGAGTACATCGAGTCCTTTGACTGGACCCACCCACAGAGCAAAATCCGAAGAGTCGCCGACGTTATccggag GTCAACAGCAACAGTAGTTGTGGCATTTGCAGCTCCTGGAGACATGAAAATCCTCTTTGAAGAGCTGGCATGGCAGCCAGGTCCACCTCGGCAGTGGATTGGAAGCGAGGCCTGGATAACTGACCCAAATCTGATGAGCTTCAGTTTCTGCACAGGAGCCATCGGTGTGGCCATTCAGAAATCTGTGGTCCCAGGTTTGAGAGACTTCCTTTTAAATCTCTCTCCCTCTGAAGTTTCTGCGTCCTCAGTTCTCACTGAGTTCTGGGAAGATGCGTTCAACTGCAGCCTGACAAAAG
- the LOC103474237 gene encoding vomeronasal type-2 receptor 1-like isoform X3, with translation MDGDFVIGGAFFIHYQMHTLVNNYIKKPELPRCTGSFNARDLRFSRTMIFAIEEINNSTELLPGIRLGYQIYDTCSSVPVAVHVAFQLSNGPDPVFYKGDNCSQSGVVVAAVGDSGSTPSISMSRIIGSFNIPLVSHFATCACLSDKHEYPTFFRTIPSDYYQAAAMAKLVKHFGWTWIGAVHSDSDYGNYGIATFLETARREGICVEYIESFDWTHPQSKIRRVADVIRRSTATVVVAFAAPGDMKILFEELAWQPGPPRQWIGSEAWITDPNLMSFSFCTGAIGVAIQKSVVPGLRDFLLNLSPSEVSASSVLTEFWEDAFNCSLTKGEKVSPSVCFRRNHTN, from the exons ATGGATGGGGACTTTGTGATTGGAGGGGCTTTCTTCATTCACTACCAAATGCACACACTGGTAAACAACTACATCAAAAAGCCCGAGCTGCCGAGATGCACAGGAAG CTTTAATGCCCGGGATCTGCGCTTCTCTCGCACAATGATCTTTGCAATTGAGGAGATCAACAACAGCACAGAGCTGCTGCCGGGCATCAGACTGGGTTATCAGATCTATGACACATGCTCCTCTGTGCCAGTGGCCGTGCATGTGGCATTTCAGCTGTCAAACGGCCCGGATCCTGTGTTTTACAAAGGAGATAACTGTTCTCAGTCTGGAGTGGTGGTGGCAGCTGTGGGAGACTCTGGATCCACTCCATCCATCAGCATGTCACGCATCATCGGGTCTTTCAACATCCCTCTG GTGAGCCACTTTGCCACTTGTGCCTGCCTGTCCGATAAACACGAGTACCCGACTTTTTTCAGAACGATTCCCAGTGATTATTACCAAGCCGCTGCAATGGCCAAACTGGTGAAACACTTTGGCTGGACCTGGATCGGAGCCGTCCATTCGGACTCAGATTACGGAAATTACGGCATTGCAACCTTTCTTGAGACGGCACGCAGAGAAGGGATCTGTGTGGAGTACATCGAGTCCTTTGACTGGACCCACCCACAGAGCAAAATCCGAAGAGTCGCCGACGTTATccggag GTCAACAGCAACAGTAGTTGTGGCATTTGCAGCTCCTGGAGACATGAAAATCCTCTTTGAAGAGCTGGCATGGCAGCCAGGTCCACCTCGGCAGTGGATTGGAAGCGAGGCCTGGATAACTGACCCAAATCTGATGAGCTTCAGTTTCTGCACAGGAGCCATCGGTGTGGCCATTCAGAAATCTGTGGTCCCAGGTTTGAGAGACTTCCTTTTAAATCTCTCTCCCTCTGAAGTTTCTGCGTCCTCAGTTCTCACTGAGTTCTGGGAAGATGCGTTCAACTGCAGCCTGACAAAAGGTGAGAAAGTTTCTCCCTCAGTTTGTTTTCGGCGTAATCACACAAACTAG